Proteins encoded by one window of Arachis ipaensis cultivar K30076 chromosome B04, Araip1.1, whole genome shotgun sequence:
- the LOC107636229 gene encoding uncharacterized protein LOC107636229, protein MPKHFTLPSSLEPYKGIGDPRAHIKKFQSMMFFNGSNNEPVLCRAFSTYLDGATLLWFSKLPAGSISSFEELAKSFIDYFVTARIYVHGSDYLGTIRQGPQESLKDYLTRFAEATMEIPDLDPAVHLHALKAGLRPGKFRETIAITKPKTLEEFRERAAGQMEIEELREANKTERKPKREEDRMPRSAHNKELGKPFKLTLKFDNYTRFNTRREKIIKEILSAKIIKPPARAGSYQDQRFVDKSKHSAFHQKYRYTTDECVIAKDLLERLARQGLLDKYIEGRKHKEGNRDKEECQQASGNMEANKWPNNTQPKGIINCISGGFAGGGETTSARKRSYRAMLAIEGTAPPSSQHTPDLEITFNKADICSVAPHLDDPVVISIQTGDLLVRKVLLDPGSSADVLFYSTFLKMNLSEKLMQPSSGELVGFSGERVPIKGYIWLKTTMGDDPLSRTLDIQYLIVDCTSPYNIILGRPALNMFRAVISTFHLCVKFQAQDGKIATIHSDRQQARQCYNSSLKRSNTRQKQHEVKAVQTMEEVLSLAELDPRGDTQERPQPADELQKIQLTSKTGTGNIHRPGATRTRKVGSYQDIISQR, encoded by the coding sequence ATGCCAAAGCATTTCACACTGCCTTCCTCACTTGAGCCATATAAGGGGATTGGTGACCCTCGGGCTCATATTAAAAAATTCCagtctatgatgttttttaacggCTCTAATAATGAACCTGTGCTTTGCAGAGCTTTCTCAACTTACCTTGACGGAGCTACTTTGCTTTGGTTTTCGAAATTACCTGCAGGGTCAATTTCTTCTTTCGAAGAGCTAGCAAAGTCTTTCATTGATTACTTTGTTACAGCACGAATATATGTCCACGGATCGGATTATCTCGGCACCATCCGCCAAGGTCCCCAGGAAAGTCTGAAAGACTACCTGACCAGATTCGCAGAGGCAACAATGGAAATACCCGATCTGGATCCCGCTGTCCACCTACATGCACTTAAGGCCGGCCTCCGACCCGGAAAGTTCAGAGAGACAATTGCAATCACTAAACCAAAGACATTAGAGGAGTTCCGGGAGAGAGCAGCTGGACAGATGGAGATTGAAGAACTACGTGAGGCCAATAAGACAGAAAGAAAACCTAAGAGGGAGGAAGACCGAATGCCAAGGTCGGCTCATAACAAAGAGCTCGGCAAACCATTCAAACTCACTCTGAAATTCGACAACTACACCAGGTTCAACACAAGGAGGgaaaaaataatcaaagaaatacTCAGCGCCAAGATCATAAAACCACCAGCGAGAGCGGGGAGCTATCAGGACCAGAGGTTTGTAGACAAAAGCAAGCACTCGGCCTTCCACCAGAAATACAGATACACAACCGATGAGTGCGTAATAGCCAAGGACCTATTGGAAAGACTTGCTCGGCAAGGCCTACTAGATAAGTACATCGAAGGAAGGAAACATAAAGAAGGCAATAGGGACAAGGAGGAATGCCAACAGGCCTCGGGAAACATGGAAGCCAACAAATGGCCAAACAACACCCAACCCAAAGGGATTATAAACTGCATATCCGGGGGATTTGCCGGAGGAGGCGAAACAACATCGGCAAGGAAGCGGAGCTACCGAGCTATGCTGGCCATCGAAGGAACAGCGCCACCAAGCAGCCAACATACACCCGACCTAGAGATTACTTTCAACAAGGCAGACATATGCTCGGTGGCCCCACACTTAGACGATCCAGTGGTAATCTCTATCCAAACAGGCGATCTATTGGTAAGAAAAGTCCTTTTGGACCCAGGTAGCAGTGCGGATGTTCTCTTTTATTCTACctttttaaaaatgaatttatCTGAAAAACTCATGCAACCATCATCCGGAGAACTAGTAGGATTCTCCGGAGAAAGGGTACCAATCAAAGGTTATATATGGCTAAAAACAACAATGGGAGATGATCCATTGTCAAGAACCCTTGATATACAATATCTAATAGTTGACTGCACGAGTCCCTACAATATTATTCTCGGAAGACCTGCTCTGAACATGTTCAGAGCAGTGATATCAACTTTTCATCTATGTGTTAAATTTCAGGCACAAGACGGCAAAATAGCAACAATTCACTCGGACCGCCAACAAGCTCGACAGTGCTATAACTCTAGCCTAAAGAGGTCGAACACAAGGCAGAAACAACACGAAGTCAAAGCAGTACAAACCATGGAGGAAGTTTTGTCCCTAGCCGAGCTCGACCCTCGAGGAGACACCCAAGAGAGACCTCAACCAGCAGACGAGCTCCAAAAAATCCAACTGACATCAAAAACCGGAACAGGTAACATACATCGACCAGGCGCTACAAGGACAAGAAAGGTCGGATCTTATCAAGATATTATAAGCCAACGCTGA
- the LOC107636230 gene encoding uncharacterized protein LOC107636230 codes for MEVSGPMKPRLRIRGQNQTRPSSSSALHRHLFHSFVTTTTATTAGISNDHLNKLHADIVSTIKTTLDNHNVLAKSFRLARDALTTNSNNSVCLRLIGKRGKDGRRYNLPSVSEVAALIVGNFDGSTKERDIIVETKSRSLQRITELHPAYLGLQYPLLFPYGEDGWRENIILNKVKKKPTDEDKHVTMHDFFAFRIQDRPSHNGVLLYSHRLFQQFIVDAFSMVESARLKFIYTHQTEFRAEIYNGLRDAVFNGETNAASKGKRIILPATFTGGPRYMIQNYQDAMAICRCVGPDLFITFTCNLQWDKIQRYCRMHKVKPEDRPDMICRLFKVKVDMMIKDLRYNKLFGTTKAVIYTIEFQKRGLPHAHILLFLHEQDKYPTLADIDKIICAEIPDADVDNAYYEAVKSFMLHSPCGLSKPTSPCMEEGRCIRHFPKKFNKMTTVDEDDYPVYKRRDNERTVEVLGIHLDNRYVVPHNKMLLLKYRAHINVEWCNQSRSIKYLFKYVNKGSDRVTAYFSTKSTNGKATLEVDEVKIFYDCRYISPCEAAWRIFCYEIHYRNPSVERLSFRLPDQKLVVFTNNESLVEAVAKTTVKESMFLGWFAANKTNAEARKLTYNEFPSKFVWKSSLRAWEPRKSHQVIGRIIFVPPSSGELYYLRLLLNIVKGLTTYANIRTYNGVIYSSFRDACYTHDLLDDNKEYIDAIEESHVWPTCHLYIYYFLNISDLLFSDEELKDLTLIDIEQILNSNGKTLCDYPTMPFPSRDTDHLRTRNKMIFDELNYDRVLLEKQHNDCLSKLTAEQKGVYDKIMSSTDSQHGRVFFLYGHGGIGKTFLWITLASALRSRGQIVLTVASSGIASLLLSGGRTAHSRFAIPLTPDEFSTCNIKQGSPLAELIVIAKLIVWDEAPMMSKFCFEALDKTLKDLMRFKDDHNQHLPFGGKTIVFGGDFRQILPVIPKGTRQNIILQVGNGISDRSSDGCNSINIPPEFLITNYSDPIKAIVEAIYSDYIADMCNESNLKGRAILAPTGNAVDEVNDYMTVMNSNECKTYVSSNKCLSEGGSNQIQAMHTPEFLATIKCSGVPNHELKLKVGCPVMFIRNIDHSSGLCNGAPAAVFQLSRRIPLPPEHSSRVSQPPDMADNGVHQLTQAELKAQMAELQAEVKRLAELSAQNNTNKRE; via the exons ATGGAGGTCAGTGGTCCAATGAAGCCAAGGCTTCGGATCAGAGGTCAAAACCAGACACGACCCTCCTCCTCTTCGGCCCTACATCGTCATCTCTTCCACTCCTTCgtcaccaccaccaccgccaccaccGCGGGAAT CTCTAATGATCACTTGAACAAGCTTCATGCGGATATTGTCTCTACCATCAAAACTACGTTGGATAATCATAATGTCCTTGCAAAGTCTTTTCGACTTGCTCGCGATGCACTCACAACAAACAGCAATAATTCTGTTTGCCTTCGACTCATAGGCAAAAGAGGAAAAGATGGGAGGAGGTATAATTTGCCTTCAGTGTCTGAGGTTGCTGCTTTAATTGTCGGTAATTTTGATGGATCCACAAAAGAACGAGATATTATTGTTGAGACCAAATCAAGGTCGCTTCAAAGAATAACAGAGCTCCACCCAGCTTATCTAGGCTTGCAATATCCTCTTTTATTCCCTTATGGTGAAGATGGATGGAGAGAAAATATTATCTTGAACAAAGTTAAGAAAAAACCAACAGATGAAGACAAGCATGTCACAATGCACGACTTTTTCGCATTTCGAATCCAAGACCGACCTTCGCACAACGGTGTCCTGTTATATTCCCACCGGTTATTCCAACAGTTCATAGTTGATGCATTCTCAATGGTTGAAAGTGCtagattgaaatttatttacacCCACCAAACCGAATTTAGAGCTGAGATCTACAATGGGCTTCGGGATGCCGTTTTCAACGGCGAGACCAATGCTGCCTCAAAGGGTAAGAGAATTATACTGCCAGCAACATTTACTGGTGGGCCAAGATACATGATTCAAAATTATCAAGACGCCATGGCAATATGTAGGTGCGTTGGTCCAGATTTATTCATCACTTTTACATGCAATCTGCAATGGGACAAAATACAACGGTATTGTAGAATGCATAAAGTCAAACCAGAGGACAGGCCAGACATGATTTGCAGACTATTCAAGGTTAAAGTGGACATGATGATTAAAGATCTTAGATACAACAAATTATTTGGTACTACAAAAGCAG TTATCTACACAATAGAATTCCAAAAGAGGGGACTCCCACATGCACATATATTATTATTCTTGCATGAACAAGATAAATACCCAACCCTTGCAGACATAGACAAAATCATATGTGCTGAAATTCCTGATGCTGATGTTGACAATGCATATTACGAGGCTGTAAAGAGTTTTATGCTTCATAGTCCATGTGGTCTTAGCAAACCAACTTCGCCTTGCATGGAGGAAGGTCGTTGCATCCGTCATTTCCCTAAGAAGTTCAACAAAATGACTACAGTTGATGAAGATGATTACCCAGTATATAAGCGTCGAGACAATGAACGCACGGTGGAAGTTTTAGGAATTCATCTAGACAACCGATATGTCGTGCCACATAATAAAATGTTGTTGCTAAAATACCGTGCTCACATTAACGTCGAATGGTGCAACCAGTCAAGATCTATCAAGTATTTGTTCAAATATGTAAATAAAGGAAGTGATCGCGTCACAGCCTATTTTTCTACGAAGTCCACCAATGGTAAGGCAACTTTAGAAGTTGATGAAGTGAAAATATTTTACGATTGTCGATATATATCTCCTTGTGAAGCTGCTTGGAGGATCTTTTGCTATGAGATTCACTACAGAAATCCATCGGTTGAGAGGCTAAGCTTTCGTTTGCCGGATCAAAAATTGGTTGTATTTACGAATAATGAATCATTGGTTGAAGCTGTTGCAAAGACAACTGTTAAAGAGTCCATGTTTCTAGGCTGGTttgcagcaaacaaaacaaatgcTGAAGCTAGAAAACTAACCTATAATGAGTTTCCAAGCAAGTTTGTTTGGAAATCATCTCTGAGAGCTTGGGAACCCAGGAAAAGTCATCAGGTCATTGGAAGGATCATCTTTGTACCACCATCATCCGGTGAGCTATATTATTTAAGGTTGTTGTTAAACATTGTAAAAGGACTAACAACCTATGCAAATATTAGGACTTATAATGGTGTAATCTACTCATCATTTCGAGATGCATGCTATACACATGATTTGCTAGACGACAACAAAGAATATATTgatgcaattgaagaa AGTCATGTTTGGCCTACATG tcacttatatatatattactttcTAAACATTTCAGATCTACTTTTCAGTGACGAAGAATTAAAGGATCTAACCTTGATTGACATTGAACAAATATTGAACAGTAACGGAAAGACTTTGTGCGATTATCCAACCATGCCATTTCCATCAAGAGATACCGACCATCTTAGGACGCGAAACAAAATGATCTTTGACGAATTAAATTATGATCGTGTTCTGTTAGAAAAGCAACACAATGACTGCCTCTCAAAATTGACTGCCGAGCAAAAGGGGGTATATGATAAAATCATGAGCTCTACAGATAGTCAACATGGACGTGTGTTCTTTTTGTATGGTCATGGAGGTATAGGAAAAACTTTCCTTTGGATAACTTTAGCTTCAGCACTAAGATCACGTGGACAAATAGTGCTAACTGTTGCATCTAGCGGCATTGCCTCTCTACTGTTATCTGGAGGTCGAACTGCACATTCTAGGTTTGCCATACCATTAACTCCAGATGAGTTCTCTACTTGCAACATTAAGCAAGGAAGTCCATTAGCAGAATTAATTGTAATAGCTAAGCTAATTGTTTGGGACGAAGCTCCCATGATGAGCAAATTCTGTTTTGAGGCATTGGACAAGACATTGAAGGATTTGATGAGATTCAAAGATGATCATAACCAGCACTTGCCGTTTGGAGGTAAAACAATTGTTTTTGGTGGGGATTTTCGACAAATTTTGCCTGTCATCCCAAAAGGAACAAGACAAAACATT atACTTCAAGTTGGCAACGGAATATCTGACAGATCAAGTGATGGCTGCAATAGCATTAACATACCTCCTGAATTCCTTATCACTAATTATAGTGATCCTATTAAGGCAATTGTGGAGGCAATCTATTCTGATTACATTGCTGACATGTGTAATGAAAGCAACTTAAAAGGTCGCGCTATCTTAGCTCCTACGGGTAATGCTGTAGATGAGGTAAATGATTACATGACTGTAATGAACAGCAATGAATGCAAGACATATGTTAGTTCCAACAAATGTCTGTCCGAGGGAGGTAGCAATCAAATTCAAGCTATGCATACACCAGAGTTTTTAGCAACAATTAAGTGCTCGGGGGTTCCAAATCACGAATTGAAGCTCAAAGTTGGTTGCCCTGTGATGTTTATTAGAAATATTGATCACTCATCAGGCCTTTGCAATG gtgctcccgccgcGGTGTTCCAACTCAGCCGACGTATACCTCTTCCACCTGAGCACAGTAGCAG GGTCTCGCAACCTCCCGACATGGCCGACAATGGAGTTCATCAACTCACACAGGCCGAACTTAAAGCCCAGATGGCCGAACTACAAGCAGAGGTTAAAAGACTCGCCGAGTTGTCAGCACAGAACAACACCAACAAACGGGAATAG